From Roseburia hominis, the proteins below share one genomic window:
- a CDS encoding class B sortase, with protein MRDRLWNFGAVCCGIVGIGFAVLAYQEHQPFSEAVQKQEAIIQAVVKEETKPQTETEALNRQIDFITLRQINPEIVGWIYIPGTQIDYPVLKGNSDTEYLNRDFEGKRSTLGSIFTYADTNEALSENVCLFGHNTRSGQMFGELDQYQDAEFFSTHKKIYLYTPIRSKELEVESVFQCDKDDEVFQTSEETSAQQVVLATCIGYRRTNQRLVVSCYAVKEKLIL; from the coding sequence ATGCGAGATAGATTATGGAACTTTGGAGCTGTATGTTGTGGAATTGTTGGAATTGGATTTGCAGTATTAGCTTACCAGGAACACCAGCCTTTTTCAGAGGCAGTACAAAAGCAGGAAGCAATTATTCAGGCAGTAGTGAAGGAAGAGACGAAACCACAGACGGAGACAGAAGCGCTTAATAGGCAAATTGATTTTATAACACTTCGTCAGATCAATCCGGAAATTGTTGGATGGATTTATATACCAGGAACACAGATTGATTATCCGGTGCTGAAAGGAAATAGCGATACAGAGTATCTGAATCGTGATTTTGAAGGAAAGAGAAGCACGCTCGGCTCTATTTTTACTTATGCAGATACAAACGAAGCATTGTCTGAAAATGTTTGCCTTTTCGGTCATAATACGCGTTCTGGACAGATGTTTGGAGAGTTAGATCAGTATCAGGATGCTGAGTTTTTCAGTACCCACAAAAAGATTTATCTATATACACCAATACGTAGCAAAGAATTAGAAGTAGAAAGTGTATTTCAATGTGACAAAGATGATGAAGTGTTTCAAACTTCAGAAGAAACTAGTGCGCAGCAAGTGGTGTTGGCAACTTGTATTGGTTATCGAAGAACAAATCAGCGGTTGGTTGTGAGCTGCTATGCAGTAAAAGAAAAACTGATTCTATAG
- a CDS encoding class C sortase yields the protein MNRKWKIIFLIGFLLCCFPIIHSIVSQRRQQDAVATYQKAVMEEENSKLKEMWKNAEQYNEMLYQTEGAVVDHSDMTMLSDKSYQSQLNLSQTGIMGSLDIPKINVELPIYHGTEDEVLSDGIGHLQGTSLPVGGSNTHCALTGHRGLPSAKLLVRLDEMKMGDLFFIRIGKETLAYKVDEVQTVTPEEVSKLEIQPERDLVSLITCTPYGINSHRLIVTGRRVAYEKIIHEEIQQAIPSFREIAITALPFVLLLIAIGFYLHDRRHQDYENEKI from the coding sequence ATGAACAGAAAGTGGAAGATCATATTTCTGATCGGTTTCTTGCTTTGTTGCTTTCCAATTATTCATAGCATAGTTTCGCAGCGGCGTCAGCAGGACGCCGTTGCAACATATCAGAAAGCAGTTATGGAAGAGGAAAACTCAAAGCTAAAAGAAATGTGGAAGAATGCAGAGCAATACAATGAGATGCTGTATCAGACAGAAGGGGCAGTGGTAGATCATTCTGACATGACAATGTTAAGTGATAAAAGTTATCAATCTCAATTAAATCTGTCTCAAACTGGAATTATGGGAAGTTTGGATATTCCGAAAATTAATGTGGAGCTTCCGATTTATCATGGAACAGAAGATGAAGTACTGTCGGACGGTATTGGGCATTTACAGGGAACAAGCCTTCCAGTAGGCGGTTCGAATACCCATTGTGCTTTAACAGGGCACCGAGGGTTGCCAAGTGCAAAACTACTTGTTCGTTTAGATGAAATGAAAATGGGAGATTTGTTTTTCATCCGAATCGGGAAAGAAACATTAGCTTATAAAGTAGATGAGGTGCAGACCGTGACACCAGAGGAAGTATCAAAATTGGAAATACAGCCTGAAAGGGATTTGGTCTCTTTGATTACATGTACACCATATGGCATTAATTCGCATCGTTTGATTGTGACAGGACGAAGGGTTGCGTATGAGAAAATAATCCATGAAGAAATCCAACAGGCAATTCCATCTTTCCGGGAGATTGCAATTACAGCACTTCCATTTGTACTGTTATTGATTGCGATTGGTTTTTATCTACATGACAGGAGGCATCAAGATTATGAAAATGAGAAAATTTGA